ACTTTGATTGGATATCTCCTAGGCATTGAACGATCAATAAGGATGTTACTGAATTATTCGCTACACGATGGATTTAATCTTAATATCACAATCCGAGACACTTTTGAACTGAGTCAAAAGCTTTGCATTCCGTTCGTTCTGCTAGATTAGCTAGATTACATTATACGTCTCGCACGCCTTCGCATTCCTCGAGCTTTCAGCTTCAgtcctctttcctctttctcgcCACCAGAGAAACTTTGCAACTGACACAGTCAGCGAGATACGAACAAAAAGATATGCGACGACACAATCAGCGAAATCACAAATCACGATGGCTTGCAGGATGGAAATCTTTTAATACTAATGCATGAAATCGGCTTCCGCCACCTCCGTTTATTTTGACTGTTTGCGTTGCACTTGGCGTGATGGCTGTTACACGTGGTTTTTCGATCCTCGCTAATGCGATCCAGCTCTTGAAGTCTTCGTTCTTCTAAAGAAAAGGAAATCTTGATTAAATTCTCTACGTGTCGTACGAAAAGTGCATGGTTCGCAAAATTTCGTCTTGCGTCGTGCTACCACGAGGAATCGAAAATGTCATTACGTTTTAATCGAGTTTATTTttgaagagaaagaaggaagacgaaaagaaggaaaaatatgAACCAACATAACGCGGACATACCATTCAGCTGATGTTCCGTATAGTATATGGGATTGTCATCGACTCCATAATGATGCTCCATCAGGTATGGCAAGACGGTCATGCTATGGCATCCATTACTTTTAAGGGGAGGTATAGGTACTTCCTGTTGCGTTTTAGAGTGCTCGCACATGGTCCACGCGTGTCTTTTAACCTGTTGCAATGTAAATCTTTTATCCGCATCTTTCTGCAACATTCCCTCTATGAGCGACTTTAAAGGTTCCTCTATTTCTTTCGGTACTGTATATTCACCCCTTCCAATGttttcgtataatttatatatattatctccCTCGAAAGGATATAAACCTGTGGTTATGTTGTACCTGTAAAACTATCGATACACCAGTCTGATCTTTCGGAAATGTCGTAGGTATACACACAAGCGTTACTTACAACGTAACTCCACTACTCCATATGTCCACTTTAAAGCCTGAGAAACTTTCGCAGCCATTTGCGATTTCTGGCGGCTGAAACGCTGGAGATCCTTGACCTATCGTACATGTATCGTCTTTGGAAAACATGTCTAATGCCTAGCACAGTGGAGAGATGCGTAATCACaaataggaataaaaaaaCACGCATAGTTGCAAAATGTATGTACGCGCGCGgctgtgtgtatgtgtacgaGTGTGTCTGACACTTtccgaataaatataattttgtccaTCTcgatacctttttttttttgtcgttgTTATTGTTCTTGTTACAAATATCggtcttaataattaaattaacaaaaaagtgcATACAACTTTGTtcgactaattgtaagataagaAGTTGGAAGATGGAGTTTGTACCTCCGCGACACCAAAGTCACTAATCTTCAAGGTACCATCTAGggttaacaataaatttccaGGTTTTATATCTTTGTGAACTATTCCCTTACTGTAAAGATATTCTAAGCCATCCAACAATTGACAGAAATAATCGTGTGCCTGCCAAAGCGGAAGCTTCTTGGTCGGCGTGCTTTCCAACATGTCCTGTAAAGAATctaataaatagaaatctaaTTGTTGTTAACATTCATGCAAGCCATTGTTACAGATGTCAAAACCGACaagtttaaagatttttcctcttttcattgaaatttaattgttttttcaCAACGTAGCACACAACTATTACGGTATGTAGCACGCAAATACGATAAGAATGATGAATGATGAATTTTCAGGTATTATCGTAAATTCTTCGTTTGCAATTTAATCGTACCATTTGAGATGAGAAAAATCTTAATATTGAGATAAAGTATCTTAGTTACAATTCAGTCAGCGTCCAAAGTTATACCGATACATTTCGAGCGACACGTTCACTAgcttttacaaaatatgtatatatatgaaacaaataCGATTCAATATCAAATTGAAATAAGAATCTTTCTTTGTACTAATACATCTAATACGATACAAAACATTgctcacgctctctctctctctctctctcaatacttgtatataattatatgagtCAAATAcaagcataaataattttaatcaaacgtAATAAACAAAGACACAATCACACAATATTCATTGTTCATAGCTCCATTATATATCGAAAGTAAtcgatatgtaaaattttgggATTACAGAATTAAAGCGAATGTCAACGCGAAAGCACAAAGCTAACGTGATGTGCAaacttgaaataaatcaatgttTCCTTTCGACAACTATAATTAAAGTAGGATAAACaatcattttatatagaaacgCCAAATCGATATCTCCTGAAATTCACCCTACCATTTGTATGCAACATATATCAACATGCGTGCGACGCGTGTACAGTAATTTAGAGTAGGTAGGAAAAAAggtatttgtattaaaatttacctGTAATCCACATACGCAGAATTCCATAACTAGGtacatcttttctttttcatcattgtataaaacatctacgagatttattacatttttatgttttaatattcgTAACAATTGTATTTCCCTGTAAAACACCAATCGTTATTAAGATACAAAAACGAGAAATGCGAAGAAAGATATTGCAACGAAGAAAGGATTTCGTCGATGTATTTGTGTGCGTAgcgcgcaaaaaaaaaggaaaaaaaacgcCATGCACGACGTAAAATCGCATACATTCGTCGAAAAAGGCACGTTTCTCTTTTTACGCACCGTTGAACGTTCTGTTCCCCGTTCGGTATCCTTCGAAGTTTCCTCTTCTTCAGTATTTTGACCGCTCGTCGGCAAAGCGTCTGCGAATCCAGTACCTCCTTCACCTTGCCGTAACTACCCTCACCAAGAACATCACCCATGACATATTTACCAATAAATTtgcacttttttcttttctcctcgTATATAATTTGATCCGAGTCGACTCTGTGGAAAAACATGTTAACCTCGTCCAAATCGTAGTTTGGATCGTCATTGATCCACATGACCGGTTCGATATCACGTAATATATCATTCTCCACTTCCTCCTCGTCAGGGTCGcatatcgttattttattgtccATTTTTACTCCGTCGGGGAGAGCTTATAAACTACAGGATAAAGAGATCACACGAGTGATTTAACCTAAAATACAACCGGCACGATCATTGTTGTGAACACTGGTGGTGGTGGGAACGGGAAGGCATGAAGGCAACGGCAAGGCGGAACCCGTGGAACTCGTCGAACGTGGAAATGTGGAATCAGGGAATAGGGATGCGCCATCGCCAATTCTAGCCAATACCGCCAAATACGAAGCTAGCCGacagaaattattaaacttgattatttttaactctTCTGAATACATTTCGTTCACAAATCGTTTGAGTCCGTTTTTAACGTTTGTGAccaattagttttttttaaattaacaattttattttagtcacGATGTCAGCCGACCATAGTCAACGGGTTCGTGTTCTCCCGGTTGTTCCGCTCCGTGTCCCTCTCGCTTCTCACTTCTCGTCGATCACGCACGATCACGAGCACGAGCCACGAGGGTGCACGAGGGCCACGGCTGACGAGGCGACGAGGCCCACGACCCACGAGACAGTAGGCCAGTAGGCACTAGGAGGCAGTAGACACTGGAGGCACGAGGTCGCTCCCGGATCCCGGCAGTCCCGGTTTATCGACGCGGAATGTTAGATGTAAGTTTTCTCGGTccttttttaccttttcttattttgttcGCGTTAATAAACATATCAGGCGAGCGGCAGGTGGTATTTTCCACACAAGGAAAAATAGCGTCGCTAAGAATTAAGTTcaagcgttacttctgtagtaacttacgctATATCACTCGTTtgcgcggagtaaattatcatcacaagttactacaaaatctcGTTTACGCAAAggaattatcataattacgattattgtataataatataaaatcgtaattacgataattcctttgcgtaaacgggattttgtagtaacttgtGATGATCTTTAGGTAATTCTACGACGTATAATAAGTAGATAAACAAATTTCGTTGTAAACTAtctttgtttatatttgtttctatGACATTGTCAATATCATAGCTTGTTTCGTCTCAATTCTTCTAGCTTATTGTTTTTATCATTGCAAGTTGTTCACTTTAGACGCGAATTTTTcgaaggaaaaattatattatgaacataattatgtattatataagaCCTGTAAgtctatattaattattgcgattttattgtttattgtgtTATTAACTAATCACTGACGTTCAATGGTTCAATTCAGGAAGAGTTGGAGAAATTGAGGAAGAAATTGATGGAGAAACAGGTCTTGCTTAATCAGGCACCCAGAGCTTCTAATCGCTTGAAAAAGAACGAGAAAAAGTAACTAAGCTTGAGGGAGGTAAAAGAATGTCTCTCAAGcatgattattttttctcgtttttttttgtctgcTGCCTGATTATTGTGCAATAAtaaagcaaagaaaaaatgtaagaaaatcaGCTACGGAttaaaacgtttcttttcttgGGGATACGaatttgctttttatttcacgattgtataataatgtctataaaaagaaagtgACACGCGCGAGCGggagaatttataatatacgtgACATTTGCTTTGCGGTTTAGGTGAAACATATAACCGGCAGTCTGGAAGAGGAGCGCAATTGGGCACAGGAACTTAAGAACGAGTGGGATCAGTTCAGAGAGCGATTAGACACGGAAACGCGGCTGCGGGAGAAGCAGGACAATGAGCTGAAGGACCAGTTGTTCAAGAAGGATTCAATCGTGCAGCAGTACGAGAACGATCTTGCCGAACGGGACAGATTGTTTAAACTGCTTAAACCTCATATGCCTGACACTTTTCTTCCAATGATGCGCTCTTCTAATTGTAAGCGCATTGTTGGAAGAAAAGTGTCGGGCATATGAGGAGATCAACCAGGTTTccgaaaaaaggaaaaagcaGATTATTCAATTGAGGGCATCTGTAAAAACACGCGATGACGCCCTTACAGAGATCAACAATAAGTATCGTGCGTTATTATCACGGGTGAAGTAAAtcgatctttattttttgaaataagataGCACGTTACAAGAttctgattattttatatattggtGCTAGGAAAATTTCTTGAATCTTGAGACATTAATCGTTTTGATACAACCATGATCTCGCAttactattctttttttttcttgacgctaatatcttattctttatttttaacgttattgATAatgagtatataataaatctaattttagaataaatgcttttaatgaaaaatatgtactgATAATACAGCTGTAGAAGTTCTCAAATTTACCTGTGTTAAAAGTTACGTACCAtaggtttttttattatacttatatctattatatctattatatctgttgtaacttatatttattgtacttTGTAGTGCGAAAATAATTATGGCAAGCGTTCGCCGCCTAGTAGTCCCTCAGCTTTAATTTCGTTGACAAACGATTATCTATCACCATTTACGGGACAGAAAGTATCTTATGTACAAAGTACAACGAAGCATGATGGTTCTTATGATTTGTGAATCGAGTAAAGAAAGAGCGACGAGTTTGAGTTCACCATTCGGCAGAGATTACAAAGGAACTCAAGCATCTTATAaagattaatgaaatatttattgcctGTTTTGCTACAAGGTATTCTGGTcttatcaaaaagaatttaattgcaGGAACTGGAAGAAATggacaatataaattaaaacagcACGAAGATAATATAAAGCAGTTGATATTAAAACTGTGCAACGCCCAGAAGCAGGCAGAAAATTCAgagcaaaaattgaaaaagctGGAGGTCGAGTATCACAAGGCCATTAGAGCGATACAAGGCTTCATGGAGCGCGAGAAACACAGGCGAGATATCCGTTATATCCCACCAAGAACGGGAGATCGTGGAACTAGAGTCGAAGTTACGCAAGAGAAGAAACAGCCACAGTCCCGTCTCGTTAAAGGATCTCAGCGTTAAGAACGTGGACAATATTGAAAACTGTGTATTCCTGCAAACAGGTCAATATTGCGATTCATCTCTGATCTTGTTTGCCGATCTCTACGTTTCAGAATTGTACGTTTGACAACTCAACCTTTTGAAAGATTTGTGCGATgcttatctttaaatattattttaaatcctGAAACGTAGAGACACGCTTGCAAGACTGGAAGTATTAAACGAAGCTGAACGATTTTACAGAATACGACTAACTGAATTTGGACGtgttaaggacgttctccggtccttatactagagaaaatcgattttcttaggatttttttgaaactgaatatacgttaatttaggtgtgctttatgcgtggtataaatttcagtacctcttccgggatgaaaaataaagatactgagcctcaaagtttcaacttttactaatgaaaaggttttccaggccaaacggtaagagatacgaggttggccaagaggaccaaagttgctcctctcgtcgagttctataaggaaaaaatgccaaaactaatatatatcttttttttaactttgaggctcagaatctttatttttttatcccggaagaggtactgaaatttataccacgcataaagcacacctaaattaacgtatattcatagttttaagaaaatcctaagaaaatcgattttctctagtataaggaccggagaacgtccttaagtcTGATTATAGAGTAGTgtcaaattacattttttaatgtgttttatttttacatgattaacatttcttttacaattacaaatgtaatttaaaataattaaggaaGATGTTTCTtcgtgaattatatattatatggtGACAAAGCcacaataaaatgataatcaAATTAGGTGTTGAATAcaacagtaaaataaataatatttatctttaaagaCAAGTTTATGAGAgtgataaatataagatctatCCGTTTTATCATAACacaataattctattattctacaagtaaaattttaagaacaaaatatatatttcatgtgCCAAATTGATGTACATACtagcatataaattattgtatacctaaaaatttatctcaatttatattgttatcagACCTGTACATTTGAACATTTAAACAAATACTTTTGCATattgtatgaaaataaaaactgaagttttgaaaataccaacattttatatctctttaataatattcaactttCAAACGTGTATATACATGAAACAAAGACATGATGTtcagatattaatttagaaattttgtttgaaatttagaTCCTCAAAAAcctctaaattttataatcttgatCTTTTGTCTTTGAGCTAGATTGTACGTTTGCAGTCTTATGACATGAGAAGCATAATTTTATGGGCAATTAATAGTTCGAATTTTGCTTACAATTTCACATTAACGTTCCggttattaaagaattaataattttattgtacattgttattataaagcaattctttacatatcttagaaataaaaaagaaaaaaaatagcattttttatatatttgtttatttttttttttttccggaCCAGCCGATTGGCCATCGGGGCGGAAAGGGTGCTTTCGGGACTTTGGGAATTCTCTATCCGACAGCCAATCGGTGCGTCCGAAAAATTTATCTCGCGAGTCGCGACAACGTTCGAAGCGCATCGAGCGCACTGAGCCCACGTGGTGCGTTCGAGCGGTTCGAGGAATACGTcaatggaaaagaaaaagaagagaaacttTAGCATATACATAATTCGTATTTAATTTAgtatgatttaataaatttgttgatTTTCGTACGAGATAAAGTTACGAcggagatatattttaattcgaaaGGATATTGACGAGTTTAGCATCCGTGACCTGTGTTTGCTTTAGCATTTGTTAACctgtataatgtaaataaatttgatttttcgaCACGAAATGGCCAAATACGCGTACTTTTTATCGCGTGAAACGTCGTTAGGACTTTACCAGCCAAAACCTTCAAGATTTCTGCGTACGTGTAGCCGAACGTTGAACGTGATACGAAAATTTGCGGACGACAGACCGGCTATCATCTTGGGAATCGAAACGAGCTGCGATGATACGGGATGCGGAATCGTAGATACCACGGGAAAAATATTAAGCGAAGCGATAAATTCGCAACATCTTACTCATTTGAAGTAATCACAACTATTTCACGAGTCATTTGttaaatcgatattaattCAGTACCGTTGACTCGTGACTACttgaaagatttattaaatcaaatttgcattatatatttataatattaagtgATTAGATATGCGAACGTATttgtatgttataataaaatttaatctatatCTTCGAAATAAATGAATCGTGCAAATCTAAAAactattagaaattttttcagcaAGTTGTACAACTCCTATTCACATTTTTAGACACGGTGGCATAATACCTACAATTGCCAGTGAAATGCATAGGAAACATATTACTACGGTTTGTGAGGACGCCCTAAGATCGGCGAATCTAAGATTAAGAGATATAGATGCTATCGCAGCTACAATTAAGCCAGGTCTTCCCTTGTCGCTTGTCGTTGGAAATAACTTTGGCAAATATCTCTCTAGGATCGGTAACAAACCTTATATACCGATACATCATATGGAAGCTCATGCGTTGACCGTACGGATGGTGCAGAAAGTATGTTAGAgctaatttatatgtataaaaccaTACATTGTATCaaacaaattattgatatatgtatcttGTAGGTAGACTTTCCTTATCTTGTTTTGCTTGTATCAGGTGGCCATAGTTTATTAGCGATCGTTGAAAatgttgataaattttacttgCTGGGTACTACGCTAGATAATGCACCTGGAGAAATTCTGGACaaggtatatttttttaagttttcgtTCATCGCATGTTCAaccataaattatttcatcttgAAATTGTCTTCGCAAAATTGTCAGTCGAATTTTATGAGAGCTCTTATAAGATGTAAAAAGATCTATGAAATATGAAACGGTAAACAGATTTGTTTTCAACTTTGCAGATCGCTCGTAGGCTGAAGCTTGCGAATATACCGGAATTCTCGCATATGAGCGGTGGCCAAGCGATAGAAAGCGCAGCGAGCAAAGCATCAGACCCAACTAAATTCGTTTTCGACCCTGTCTTaacaagaaagagagattgtCAATTTAGTTTTGCAGGTATAGCAAACAAAAGTTTTAGATATGTTGATAAAgaagaacaaaattttgacGTTGCTGATAGCACGGCAATTCCCGACGTGTATAATTTCTGCGCTGCCCTACAAATGTCTCTTACAAAACACGTATGTCTCAGAACGCAGAGGGCAAtggaatttattaataatgcgaATTTGATATCGCAAGAAAAGCGAACCCTGGTATGCTTAAAATTATGGTCATTAATTTCCGATTATTTCTCGTTACTTACATACTCGTTTAAATCTAGGTAATATCCGGCGGGGTggcttgcaataatttcttggcAAAGGCTTTAGAAATTGTTTGCTCGGAAAAAGGCTTTAAATTTGTTCGAACTCCACCGCGTTTGTGCAACGACAATGGTGTAATGATAGCGTGGAACGGTGCGGAAAGGTGGACGGCGAATACAGGGGTTCTCCGAGATAGAGAGGAAATCGAAATGGTAACTGTCGAGAAAAATGCATCGCTCGGGGAAAGTTGGATCGAAAGAGTGGAAGATGCaaacataaaatgtaaattggtGAAATTAAATAGTCTTTgaacaaatatacaaatttctATCTCCAGTCCCTCCACTTTGAAGtcctataataaaaattagtcaatttaaaagaatttagatttctgcattttttttcgACGAGTCATTAACGATAATATCAGCATtatctacaaaatatttattttcgtatgttacaaatttataCAACGGTCGGCGTGTGCTCTTCAAATTTCCGGTTTATCCTTTCCATTAGTCGAGAATCCAAGTTACCATGTTCAATAGCATGTTTCTTCTCTtcatatttatctaatatacTCCGTATTCTGTCTTTGATCGCTGCTATCGTTTCTTTATCTTTCGAGATTAAGGATGTCGGCAAAATATCATCAAAACGTATCACCTGTTCGGGCCGTATTTCCTCCGGACACGTAGACACGTAGCTTGATAGATTGTGCAACGCTGGCTTAATTTCTTTGAGAATATTATCAGCATTGTCAGTGtccattttattaattataatcatggCTGGCATTCGTAATAAATCCGGTTTGTAGAGTTCGATCTCTTTGTTCAATAAGACCACAGTTTCCAAGCAGGATCTATGTCCATGCTTGGGTGACAATTGAAACCCCTGTATATCTACGATAAACATAAGTAGCTTTGTTCTTTCAATATGTTTTAGGAACTGGTGACCCATCCCGATATTCATGTGCGCGCCCTCGATAAGACCTGGCAAGTCTGCAACGGTGATCTCTCTTAAATCATGGTACTTCACGATTCCTAATTTGGGCCTTATGGTAGTGActacaacataaaaaaatatgactgCAGTCAAAGATCTAAATTAATGAGCATAAATGTTTCTTAGGAAACTACATGAAATGAtctgataattaattaataaaatatgtgaaaagtCTTACAAGGATAAGCAGCGATTTTAGGCTTGGCATTTGAAACCGCTGCCAAAAATGTACTCTTGCCAGCGTTGGGAAAGCCAACTAATCCGATATCGGCAATCAATTTCAAATCTAACTTTATCGTCTGAGATTCTCCCTTCAATCCGCAGTAGCCTGTTTCTTGGGTACCACCTGCGCCACCTTTGGCTACTAATAGTTTTGAGTCCTCTTCATTTAATTCtcctataaattttcaaataaaaagaaaaagaaaatcataaCAAACgtataactttaaatataaagctttaaaaattatgccTACCTAACAATACTCCATTCTGATTATATATCACAATGCCACGTGGAACTGAAATAATCTTGTCTGTACCAGGTGTACCTATAATTCCCCTTGCTGAGCTGTCACTCCCTGAATCTGCTGTGACTCGTTTGGTCTTCAAGGTCTTGAGAACCTTCTCCAATGTTAGCCCATCTTTTGcaactacatatatattacccCCTGCGCCGCCCAACCCGCCGTAACGAGACAACCCAGCACCTCCTGTACCTCCCCTAACATGAAGACGCAAGGTGTCGATGAATCTGGAACGTAGATATTTTCTTGGTTGCTACAATCAAATGAAGAGTTTCCTTTGTCAgttaatacacatataatcATAAATCTTGTAACACTTAATTCAACAAGATCTACCTAACCTTTTTCACGCAAGCTAAAACTTGTGTCAAAAACACCATTGTATAAGTGTTGCAGcacgaatatataattacaattatttttttatgatcttACACTCTACTTTCCAatctatttatgtatattaagcGATATACATATCATTTTGTCGCGAGAGGTTAAACTCGCTGTTGCATCTACCGCAACTTTGTCAAACACGCGCCACTCGGCCACTTCGACTTTATTCATCGAGTTTATATACCGATATTCGAGTTGATCAAAAAGTTCGCAAGATGGTCTCTAGGTGGCACCTCAATCTTCATTTctgtcaaaattaaatttattctgaaattaataacatagtACGATTGTGATTAATAAgcaataacataattaatattgctgcaaaatatttattttatgtcataTAAGAACCTGTACAAAAAGATACTTTAATgcgacaaaaataataataaatattttacgaatcctaaaaatttatgataaattataaaaaagaaatactatgcgatttgtatgtatgtacaaacgtcaaaagttgaaaattttatttaacgtcGGACGATAACTGTCGGACAGATATCAATATAACTATAATGACAATCGGTAAAGTtccatacatttttattgcaaaatattttattaatctcaaaagtttaaatattcaaatattgctaaaattattaaaaaaaataaaataagaaacagaCAGGTATAGCAgagcaatttaatattttgtttggGTCATAATGCATATAGATACTTACAaggtttaaaattatagataataattagaatACGAGCTTTCGAATTACAAATATCAAAAGTCTCGAAAATCGAGAAACAATCAAAAGAATATAATCGGCAAGAAAGTTGTACTATATCTAAAATTCCAAGAATTTTCtaagatttcaaaaaattgcgATTCCAAGAGAATTCGGGattaaaaatcacaatttttagATAGTCTTATAAGGTTTaaggttttaaaatttttaaaacatctaaaaagaccgtttttaagaaatattttagacacACGTGTTGTCtaaatagatatagatatagcTTATTATTTTGCTGGCTACGTAGAAATAAACCACGTGACGAAAtagacgcgacgcgacggaagTCTATTACATATCGCggcataaatatttcattgacGCAATCACATGATGTCTATAAATcgcaatactttttatttaaacgagAACAACATAAAACACGGTTCAatgttttaaagatattacaGCAACGA
The nucleotide sequence above comes from Temnothorax longispinosus isolate EJ_2023e chromosome 4, Tlon_JGU_v1, whole genome shotgun sequence. Encoded proteins:
- the Lkb1 gene encoding serine/threonine-protein kinase STK11 isoform X1; the protein is MDNKITICDPDEEEVENDILRDIEPVMWINDDPNYDLDEVNMFFHRVDSDQIIYEEKRKKCKFIGKYVMGDVLGEGSYGKVKEVLDSQTLCRRAVKILKKRKLRRIPNGEQNVQREIQLLRILKHKNVINLVDVLYNDEKEKMYLVMEFCVCGLQDMLESTPTKKLPLWQAHDYFCQLLDGLEYLYSKGIVHKDIKPGNLLLTLDGTLKISDFGVAEALDMFSKDDTCTIGQGSPAFQPPEIANGCESFSGFKVDIWSSGVTLYNITTGLYPFEGDNIYKLYENIGRGEYTVPKEIEEPLKSLIEGMLQKDADKRFTLQQVKRHAWTMCEHSKTQQEVPIPPLKSNGCHSMTVLPYLMEHHYGVDDNPIYYTEHQLNEERRLQELDRISEDRKTTCNSHHAKCNANSQNKRRWRKPISCISIKRFPSCKPS
- the Lkb1 gene encoding serine/threonine-protein kinase STK11 isoform X2; translated protein: MDNKITICDPDEEEVENDILRDIEPVMWINDDPNYDLDEVNMFFHRVDSDQIIYEEKRKKCKFIGKYVMGDVLGEGSYGKVKEVLDSQTLCRRAVKILKKRKLRRIPNGEQNVQREIQLLRILKHKNVINLVDVLYNDEKEKMYLVMEFCVCGLQDMLESTPTKKLPLWQAHDYFCQLLDGLEYLYSKGIVHKDIKPGNLLLTLDGTLKISDFGVAEALDMFSKDDTCTIGQGSPAFQPPEIANGCESFSGFKVDIWSSGVTLYNITTGLYPFEGDNIYKLYENIGRGEYTVPKEIEEPLKSLIEGMLQKDADKRFTLQQVKRHAWTMCEHSKTQQEVPIPPLKSNGCHSMTVLPYLMEHHYGVDDNPIYYTEHQLNERRLQELDRISEDRKTTCNSHHAKCNANSQNKRRWRKPISCISIKRFPSCKPS
- the Tcs4 gene encoding tRNA N6-adenosine threonylcarbamoyltransferase, mitochondrial — encoded protein: MAKYAYFLSRETSLGLYQPKPSRFLRTCSRTLNVIRKFADDRPAIILGIETSCDDTGCGIVDTTGKILSEAINSQHLTHLKHGGIIPTIASEMHRKHITTVCEDALRSANLRLRDIDAIAATIKPGLPLSLVVGNNFGKYLSRIGNKPYIPIHHMEAHALTVRMVQKVDFPYLVLLVSGGHSLLAIVENVDKFYLLGTTLDNAPGEILDKIARRLKLANIPEFSHMSGGQAIESAASKASDPTKFVFDPVLTRKRDCQFSFAGIANKSFRYVDKEEQNFDVADSTAIPDVYNFCAALQMSLTKHVCLRTQRAMEFINNANLISQEKRTLVISGGVACNNFLAKALEIVCSEKGFKFVRTPPRLCNDNGVMIAWNGAERWTANTGVLRDREEIEMVTVEKNASLGESWIERVEDANIKCKLVKLNSL
- the LOC139811355 gene encoding GTP-binding protein 10 homolog, with translation MVFLTQVLACVKKQPRKYLRSRFIDTLRLHVRGGTGGAGLSRYGGLGGAGGNIYVVAKDGLTLEKVLKTLKTKRVTADSGSDSSARGIIGTPGTDKIISVPRGIVIYNQNGVLLGELNEEDSKLLVAKGGAGGTQETGYCGLKGESQTIKLDLKLIADIGLVGFPNAGKSTFLAAVSNAKPKIAAYPFTTIRPKLGIVKYHDLREITVADLPGLIEGAHMNIGMGHQFLKHIERTKLLMFIVDIQGFQLSPKHGHRSCLETVVLLNKEIELYKPDLLRMPAMIIINKMDTDNADNILKEIKPALHNLSSYVSTCPEEIRPEQVIRFDDILPTSLISKDKETIAAIKDRIRSILDKYEEKKHAIEHGNLDSRLMERINRKFEEHTPTVV